The genomic DNA AAAAACAGCAATACGCCGGCGCTGTACTTACCGCCGGAAGGCGAGTAAAGTGTTGGTTTAGAGCGGGTTAGAACCTCAGAAGTGCCTGCCTGGGCTAAAAATACTGTGCCCGGCAGGCATCTTTTCAGGCGTATTATGAAACAAAGAACTGAGGCCGAAGCTGCTGTCGGATTTTACGGTCCTTTTGTAAGTGCTCCCATCCGTTTGTTGCCACAAGGAGTCATCCATGCGCGCGATCCTTTTCGTTGACGATCATGAAGTGCTGGCGCGATTGAGCTGCGAAATTCTGGAAATGCAGGGCTATCGTGCGGTGAGCGCTTACAACGGGACAGAAGCCCTGAAAAAGTTCGACGAAGAAGACTTCGACATTCTGGTGACTGACTTCCGCATGGACGGCATGAACGGCGTTGAGCTTGCCAAAAAAGTCCATGAAAAGAATCCTGACGTTCCGGTAATCATCGTTACTGGTTATGGCCCTATTGACGGTGGCAAGGACGTTGCCGCTTGCCTGCAAAAAGAAGACCTCTTTCCCGCGCTGCTGGAAAAAATCAAGATGTTCCTTGGTGAAAGAGAGCCGCGTCCGCAAGAAGTAAAGACAGCTTAAGCTTAACCACAAAGGACACGAAGGAACACAAAGCTAACTCTTCGCTGTCCTGTGAAATTTTCTGTACGCTCTCTGT from Terriglobia bacterium includes the following:
- a CDS encoding response regulator — encoded protein: MRAILFVDDHEVLARLSCEILEMQGYRAVSAYNGTEALKKFDEEDFDILVTDFRMDGMNGVELAKKVHEKNPDVPVIIVTGYGPIDGGKDVAACLQKEDLFPALLEKIKMFLGEREPRPQEVKTA